In a genomic window of Bombina bombina isolate aBomBom1 chromosome 8, aBomBom1.pri, whole genome shotgun sequence:
- the SPSB1 gene encoding SPRY domain-containing SOCS box protein 1 has translation MGQKVSGGIKTVDMCNSPYRLMKQGLLQGREYCKPSRLDLLLDMPPVSYEVQLQHSWNNNDRSINVFVKEDDELVFHRHPVAQSTDAIRGKTGYTRGLHVWEITWAMRNRGTHAVVGVATADAPLHSVGYTTLIGNNNKSWGWDLGRNKLYHDGKNQPSRTYPAFLEPDETFMVPDTFLVVLDMDDGTLSFIVGGQYMGTAFRGLKGKKLYPVVSAVWGHCEIRMRYLNGLDPEPLPLMDLCRRSVRLALGKDRLNEIQALPLPASLKGYLLYH, from the exons ATGGGTCAGAAAGTATCAGGAGGTATTAAGACTGTGGATATGTGCAATTCTCCCTACAGACTCATGAAGCAAGGTCTCCTTCAAGGACGTGAATACTGTAAGCCTTCTCGGCTAGACCTTTTATTAGATATGCCTCCAGTATCTTATGAAGTACAGCTTCAGCACTCTTGGAATAATAACGACCggtcaataaatgtatttgtcaaaGAAGATGACGAACTTGTATTTCACCGGCATCCGGTGGCACAGAGTACAGACGCAATCCGTGGCAAAACTGGTTACACACGAGGCCTTCATGTGTGGGAAATAACTTGGGCAATGAGAAATAGAGGCACACATGCTGTGGTTGGCGTAGCTACAGCAGATGCCCCACTGCACTCTGTGGGATATACCACCCTTATAGGAAATAATAACAAATCATGGGGATGGGACCTTGGAAGGAACAAACTGTATCATGACGGCAAAAACCAACCCAGCAGAACATATCCTGCCTTCTTAGAGCCTGATGAGACCTTTATGGTACCAGATACTTTCCTTGTAGTACTAGATATGGATGATGGGACTCTGAGTTTTATTGTAGGTGGTCAGTATATGGGCACTGCCTTTCGTGGACTAAAAGGGAAGAAACTTTATCCAGTTGTAAGTGCTGTCTGGGGACACTGTGAAATCCGGATGCGTTATTTAAATGGTCTTGATC CTGAACCTCTGCCACTAATGGATTTGTGCCGACGATCTGTTCGCCTTGCATTGGGGAAAGACCGTCTAAACGAAATACAAGCACTGCCGCTGCCAGCGTCCCTTAAAGGCTACTTATTGTATCACTGA